The window AATCAAATGGGAGCATTCAAATTCGTGTCAATGTTCTTCCTCTTTACACCTTCACTCTCATTAATACTCTGTTCTTTCTTCTGCCGCGCCGATATGAACAAGAACTCCAGCCAACAGTGTTCAAAATCCGACAGCTTCTCCGGCGACAGCGATTTCAAGGCCAATCTAAAGAGCCTTTTGGAGTCTCTAGCTGAGAATGGGCCTGTTCTTAATGGCTTCTACAGCACATCAAAGGGCAAGAGTTCAACCCAAATCTTTGGTCTTGTTCAATGCAGAGGCGACATTTCTGCAAACAACTGTGGCAGCTGCATCAAAAACTCCTCTGTTTTTGCTCTGTCTGAGTGCCCAGAAAGCAGAGATGTTGTGATTTGGTTTAGATGGTGTTTTCTTAGGTATTCAACGGATAATTTCTTGGGTGTTTTGGATCAAACTTCTGTGGCTGTTTTAAATGACACCAATTATGATGACCCATCTTTGGTTTCTGATGGTCAGTCGCTAATGGCTGGATTGGCTTCCTCTGTTCCGTATCAGAGTTTGATGTTTCAAATTGCTGTTTTGGAAGGTGGGGTGAGAGGGAAGCGATATGGGATGGCTCAGTGCACGAGGGATATCAGTGGGAGTGATTGTGGTCTGTGTTTGAACGCGCAGTTGGATGCGTTTAGGACAACCATTGGGAGTAAGAAAGATTGGGAAGTGTATGGATTCAATTGCTTTATGTGGTATCATGATCATCAGTTCTACTTCAATTTTTCAGACCCAACTAGTGGCAGTAAGTTTTGAGTTCGTTTTTAATGGTTATCTtcggttgaggattgttgggagggagtcccacattggctaatttagag is drawn from Cucurbita pepo subsp. pepo cultivar mu-cu-16 chromosome LG09, ASM280686v2, whole genome shotgun sequence and contains these coding sequences:
- the LOC111802560 gene encoding cysteine-rich repeat secretory protein 55-like; amino-acid sequence: MGAFKFVSMFFLFTPSLSLILCSFFCRADMNKNSSQQCSKSDSFSGDSDFKANLKSLLESLAENGPVLNGFYSTSKGKSSTQIFGLVQCRGDISANNCGSCIKNSSVFALSECPESRDVVIWFRWCFLRYSTDNFLGVLDQTSVAVLNDTNYDDPSLVSDGQSLMAGLASSVPYQSLMFQIAVLEGGVRGKRYGMAQCTRDISGSDCGLCLNAQLDAFRTTIGSKKDWEVYGFNCFMWYHDHQFYFNFSDPTSGSGRTNWSCFGVLMMVLMIL